The Deinococcus sp. LM3 genomic sequence TGGCCGTGAAACGCGACACGGTAAGCAGCTCACCGCCAGCGAGAAGGAGACCAGCGAGGCCTGAAGACCGAGATCAACGGCCGCATCCAGGACCTGCAGGACAACCTCGACACCCAGGACGCCGCGCAGCGCGCCACCGCCCGCAGCGTGCTTCAGACCTGGCGCACCACCTACGCCGCCATGGGCAAGAGCGGGGAGGCGGCCGTCGCGCAGATCGACGCGGCGCTGCGGTCCCTCGATCAGGTGAGCGGGAAGGTCCGGCAGAAGCCGCCGGGCTGGTCGGAGATCCGGACGCCCTGCTGACCCAGGGGGAGAAGGACGTGGCCGCCGTCGGCAAACCCGACGACGCAGGCAGCGCGAGTGCGAAGGCCGCCGCGCAGTTCGACACGCTGCGGGACACGTACACCACCAAGCTCGCGGACCTCCGCGCGGCCTCGCGGCGTTCGCGGAGAAACGCGACGAGGACCTCACGCCCGACGAACTCCAGGTCCGTGACGGTCTGCTCGCCACGCAGCAGGCCTACAGACGCTGCTGGACAACGTCACCCTGGCCGCTGCGAAAGCCGGCGAGGACGCCGCCACGGCGTTCAACCAGGCCCAGAAAGACCAGGCGGCCGAGAGCGCCCTGGCCCTCGCCGAGGCGCAGAAGCCCTCGCGGACGCCGAGGGACGCGACGGCAGCCCCGCGTACCTCGCCGGACTGAACGCCGCTCTGGCCTACTGGCGCGCCCGTCTCACCGGACTGGTCGCCGGGACGCCCGAGTACATCGACGCCCTCAAACGCATCACCGATCTCGAAGGGAAGGTCGCCAGTGAAGGAAACCCCGCCGCCGACCGCCTGACTATGCTCGCCGGGATCGTCGGCAAGGGCGGAAGCTCCAGGGCACCATCAGCGCTGGACTCGATGGGCTCGCCGCGTACCTGAAGAAGGGCGGCGGGCAGGGCGGCCTGATCGCCGGGGCGCAGGCCCTGATCGGCGACTGGCCGGGGTGTTCAAGACCGGCGACGAGGATATCGACGGCGTGATCGACACCTTCGTGAGCGGCGTGCAGGCCACCCTGGGCGCCCTCGCCAAGGGCGACTGGATCGGCGCGCTGATCGCCGGCGTCACCACGGTCGTCACCACCCTCATCGACATCTTCCAGGGCGGCGCGAACAGCGCGAAGAAAGCCGCCGAGCAGGTCTCCCAGGCGACCAAGGACGTGAAGTTCTTCGACCTGAGCAAATACGCCAGGGTTGAGAGCCGCGGCGGATTCTGGGGCTGGCTGGGCTTCAAGAAAAGCAGCATCGACCAGGAGAGCGTCGACATCGCCAAGGGCCTCGGGGACGCCCTGTACAGCGCCATCAGCACCGGCATGCTCGACGGCATCAAGCAGGGCAAACGGTCCTTCGCGGAACTCGGCCTGGACGTCCGCAAGGGCCTCGGGCAGCAGATCCTCCAGGGCCTGATCGACGGGTTCGTGAAGAGCGCCGTCATGCAGGGCATCCTGCAGCCCTTCCTCGACACGTACATCACCGCCATGAAATCCGGGAACGCCCAGGCACTCGCCGAGGCCGCGAACGGACTCCAGGGGGCCATCGCGCAGGGGAACAGCGCCCTGACCACCTTCTAGGGCTTAACCTAGCGAAGGACAAAAATTTGTCCAACTCGCCTGTACCCGCTAGACCCTGAGTGGCAGCCGCTCATGCATATTCAGCGTGAAGGTGCCGTAGGGATTGATGTGCTGCCACTTCAGTGGGGTCAAGGCCCGCAGGTCCGCCCCGGTCAACTGCCCCTGCCACTCCGGCTCTGACAGCACCTGCTGCATCATCAGCGTATTGACGTAGACCAGGCTGACCTGGAGCAGGTGCAGGCCCAGCATCTGGATTTCCTGCTCCTCGA encodes the following:
- a CDS encoding transposase, which translates into the protein MQHPTYRALAELGKAVKTAFLCDYLRQESLRREIHEGLQVIESWNSANDFILYGKGGEFTSNRIEEQEIQMLGLHLLQVSLVYVNTLMMQQVLSEPEWQGQLTGADLRALTPLKWQHINPYGTFTLNMHERLPLRV